The Pirellulales bacterium DNA window ATCGCCATTGGTATCTTCACATCGCAAAGGCTGCGAGCAATTGCGGTGCAACGGCTTGCCGTAGGCCCGGAGGGCCGAAAGGAAATAGCCCGATCGAAAGATCGGGATTGACTCGCGATATCGCATTCCGATCTTACGATCGGAGCTATTACCTGTCGGGCCTACCGGCCCTGAGCGCATCGCAATTCCTGCTCTTTGAGGGCCTCGTTGACGCGAGCAATAGCGGCAGCTTAACTTTGGAAACTATGCAGAATGTCGCACTTGAAACGATGAGCGATGGTTTGGTAACCATTCGGGCGCCGCTGCCGAGCGACGTCCCGCTCATCATCGCCGCGCGAGATGACGAGCATCGTCAATGGCTCGGTCCTGGCTCGAACCATCCCGGTCCCACCGCTTGTATCGTTGTCAAGGGCGAGACGGTCGGCTGGGTCGACTACGACCACGACCGAGAGCACGACTGGCTGAACGGCGACGAGGTCAACCTCGGGTACTTCATCTTTCCCAGCCACCGCGGCAGGGGATTCGCCACGCGGGCGGTCGAGCTGCTCTCGGCGCATCTCGCGACTGCAACTCCCTACCGGACGGCGAGTGTGCTCATCGACCCTCAGAACGTTCGGTCCCTTGCTGTTGCTCGTCGTTGCGGCTTCAAACTCGTGGGAAAACTCAAAGGTGGCAAGCTCTACTCCCGGCGCTACCTTAGCTAGGAGTCAGCGGCTCTGTTTCAATACCCGATGCGGTTGCCGATTGGCGGTAAAAAGGGGACGCAACGACGCAACTCGTTTCCGAATTGAGTCGCGCCGTCGCGTAACGGTTTTTCCCGTTTTTTTTCTCGTCCTCTTTCATTCCAACAATACTACTGCGGAAGCAGCGACTGCGCATTTCATCTTTTCATCTGAATTCGTGAAACGGGATGCCGATCGCGAAGCGGTTCCCGGACTCGATGCGAGCTAGGCCATGCTTGACCGATTGAAATCCGTAGCCGGCGCCCAGTCGCACCAACCGTGCGCAAGTGCAAAACAAGATGGCGTCGCCCAACCCGGCCGGGATCGCGTGGCGCTCGCAGTCGTCGCACAGCAAGAACTCGCCGCCAGTGAATCCGCTTGCATCGTTCACGGAGGAAGCCAGCGGGCTTAGGACCACCACGAGTTGGATTGGGAAAAACACTTCGCCGCGGATGTCTTGATGGAGCGAGTTGAAGCCGCCGGTTTCGTAGCTCAGCAGCAACGGCGAGGGAGTGGTTTGTCCCGCCGCGGCGCAGCGATCGCGGAACTCGGACCAAGTTGGCGGATACCGTTCTTCGTTTTTTAGCAACGACTGCCATCGGTTGGCAGTTTCTGAAACGTATGGATAGATGAGCTGTCGGATGGCGTCGACAAGCTGTGGAATCGGGTGCGCAAAGTAACGATAGACGCCTTTTCCGAAGCGGCTCTTGTTCATGGCGACCGTCTTGGCGAACCGTCGATCCTGGCCGAACATCGAGCGGAGCGCTTCGCAATCTGTCGCTGGGAGCAGGCCCGGCATGTGAGCCACGCCACGGGCCGAGAGTTGGCCGTCGATTTCCGGCCAGTTGAGGCTGTCTATGCGACCTGTCAACTCGGGCCAGCGGTCGCGGATCGGCAGTTCCACCTGACCACCCCGCTCGTCCGTTGGAAGTCCCGCGTCAGCGTGCTCCGGCGCGTTGCACCCGTCAATCAGCAACGCTTCGTATCCGGCCAACGCGTTCTTGTGGCGGGTCGAATCCGGAGCGTGTCGAGCCGCTTCGCGCCCGAGTGTCACGGCCTGCTCCATCTTCCCTTGGCGAGCGCGGATTGCCGCCAGGCTTGCATACGCTTCCGCGAAATCGGGAGCCAACTGGATCGCCGCCAGAAACGCTTGAGCCGCCGGTTCGCCCTGTTGTATTTCGAGCAGTAGCCTTCCTTGATCGTGCCACAGCACGGGATTTGCCGGATTAAGTGCAACCGCCCGCCGAATGATTCTGACGGCCAGATCGAAATGGTTATCTTCTGCCGCGTCCCAAGCCTCTTGAGCCATGCGGTTTGCGCGTCGTCGAATCTTGTCTCGTTGTTTTTTGGTGTTCATATCTTCCTCGCTGATGCGCGCACGGAGGCGCCGGCCGAGGCGATGGACGGCGACGCAGACCACGCGTGCGAAAGTGTGCCGTAAGTAACTATCCGAGAATCGCCTGGGAAAAGGGGACGGTCCCCGTTTTGCTCCGGCCACCCTCACCCCGGCCCTCCCCCGTCAAGGGCGAGGGAGAGTTCGGGGGACAGTCGTCGGCGGTTCTCGGT harbors:
- a CDS encoding GNAT family N-acetyltransferase, with the translated sequence MTRDIAFRSYDRSYYLSGLPALSASQFLLFEGLVDASNSGSLTLETMQNVALETMSDGLVTIRAPLPSDVPLIIAARDDEHRQWLGPGSNHPGPTACIVVKGETVGWVDYDHDREHDWLNGDEVNLGYFIFPSHRGRGFATRAVELLSAHLATATPYRTASVLIDPQNVRSLAVARRCGFKLVGKLKGGKLYSRRYLS
- a CDS encoding 2OG-Fe(II) oxygenase translates to MNTKKQRDKIRRRANRMAQEAWDAAEDNHFDLAVRIIRRAVALNPANPVLWHDQGRLLLEIQQGEPAAQAFLAAIQLAPDFAEAYASLAAIRARQGKMEQAVTLGREAARHAPDSTRHKNALAGYEALLIDGCNAPEHADAGLPTDERGGQVELPIRDRWPELTGRIDSLNWPEIDGQLSARGVAHMPGLLPATDCEALRSMFGQDRRFAKTVAMNKSRFGKGVYRYFAHPIPQLVDAIRQLIYPYVSETANRWQSLLKNEERYPPTWSEFRDRCAAAGQTTPSPLLLSYETGGFNSLHQDIRGEVFFPIQLVVVLSPLASSVNDASGFTGGEFLLCDDCERHAIPAGLGDAILFCTCARLVRLGAGYGFQSVKHGLARIESGNRFAIGIPFHEFR